DNA from Deinobacterium chartae:
GGCGGGCATCTGCGTCTCGGACGGCGAGCAGTTCCTGGTCGAAAAGGACCTGGGCCTGGTGACCCAGGTCTTTGATGAGGCGCGGCTGGACCGGCTGCGCCTGGGCGCTGCGCGGGTCGGCATCGGGCACGTGCGCTACTCCACCACCGGATCGAACCTGCGCTTCAACGCGCAGCCGCTCACGGTACGCACCAACAAGGGCATCTTGGGGCTCGCGCACAACGGCAACTTTGTAAATGCCCGCGAGATGCGCGCCCAGATGCTCGACGAGGGCGTGATCTTTCAGACCACCAACGACTCGGAGGTCATGCTCAACCGCATCGCCCGCTACGCCCACCTCGACCTGATCGAGGCGACCAGCCGGGTAATGGGCGAGCTGCACGGCGGCTTCGCCGTCGTGCTGATGAGCCGCAACACCCTGGTCGGCCTGCGCGACCGCAACGGTGTGCGCCCGCTGTGCATCGGCCAGCGTGACGACGGGGCCTGGGTGTTCGCCTCCGAGCCCTCGGCGCTGTTTGCAGTCGGTGCACGGCTGGTGCGCGACGTGCAGCCCGGCGAGCTGGTGTGGGCCGACCGCGAGGGACTGCACAGCCTGCAGGTCCTGAGCGGCAAGCCCACCCCGTGCAGCTTCGAGTGGATCTACTTCGCCCGTTCCGACTCCACCATCGACGGGCAGGACGTGCACGAGAGCCGCATCCGCATGGGCGAGCAGCTCGCCAAGGAGTCGCCGGTGGAAGCTGACATCGTGGTCCCGGTGCCCGACAGCGGCATCGGCGCGGCCATCGGCTACTCGCGCGTCAGCGGGATTCCGTTCGACTACGGCCTGTTCAAGAACCCCTACGCAGGCCGCACCTTCATCGCCCCCACCCAGGAGATGCGCGAGCTGAAGGTCAAGATGAAGCTCTCCCCCACCTCGGCGGTGCGCGGCAAGCGCGTGGTGCTGGTGGACGACTCGATCGTGCGCGGCACCACCTCGAGGCAGATCGTGCAGCTGTTGCGCGACGCCGGGGCGGCCGAGGTGCACTTCCGGGTCTCGAGCCCGCCGATCACCGACCCGTGCTTTTACGGCATCGACACGGCGGCCCGCAAGGAACTGATCGCCTCGACCCACACCCTCGAGCAGATCCGCGAACTGATCGGCGCGGACACGCTGGCCTTCATCTCCGAAGACGGCCTGCGCGAGGCCATCGGCGGGGCGGGCGTGTGCCTGGCCTGCTTCAACGGCGAGTACCCCGCCGGGGTGCCGCTCGAGAACGACGTGAACAAGCTGGCCCTCGAGGTCTGAGTAGATACCACCTGCCCCGCTCGCCTGTGCGGGCGGGGTTTTTGCTGGCCAGATTGGAGCGCATAGCTTTGACGCATAACGCATACCGGGATATATTGTTTTTATCGGTCGGCCAAGCGGCCGATTTTTTCGTTTGTTCCCGGCGTGGTGCAAGAGCAGCTCTTGGCCCTCCCCCTGTGCCCCCCAGGGAAACGCATTGACAAATCTCAATACATCGAATACTTTAGATGCATGAGGCTCGAGGAGACCGCCGACGTGTTCAAGGCGCTCGGCGACGAACACCGACTGAAGATCTTGCACTTCCTGGCGACCCGCGACCCCGCGTGCTGCTCTACCGGAGCGGGCATCTGCGGCTGCGACCTGCAGGATCTGACCGGACTCGCGCAGCCCACGGTCAGCCACCACATGAAGCTGCTGCTCTCCGCCGGTCTGGTCACCGGAGAAAAACGCGGCAAGTGGACCTATTACACCCTGTCCGCCCGCGGCCTCGAAGTCGCCCGCCAGGGCATTGCTTTCCTGCTGTCTCACGCACCCCAAGCCGCTCAGGAGGCCGTATGAATCCCGATGTAGCACACCAGTTCGCGCTCGACCGTTACGCTCGGATCCTCGAGGATGCCCGCAGCGTCCACCTGGACCTGCCCCGCAAGCCGCAGGCCACCGCCGCGTGGTTTCAACGGCTCTGGCGGCTGCCGCTGGTCCGCTTCCGCAGCGTGAAATCCGGCCCCTGCCTTTCTTGCTGAGCAAAACATCGAAAAATTTCGATAGGAGAACGCCATGACCCAGCCCTTGCCCACCGCCATCATCGGAGCCGGACCCATCGGCTTGGCCGCCGCCGCCCACCTGCTCGCCCGCGGCGAGACCCCCATCATCCTCGAGGCGGGCCCCGAGGCCGCCGCCAGCGTGCGCCAGTGGGGCCACGTGCGCCTGTTCTCGCCCTGGAGCTACCTCACCGACGCGCCCGCCCGCGCCCTTCTCGAGGAGCGCGGCTGGGTCGCTCCGCCCGACCAGGACTACCCCAGCGGCGCGGAACTGGTCGAGCGCTACCTCGAGCCGCTCTCCCGGCACCCACGCATCGCTCCGCACCTGCACCTGGAGCGCCGCGTCACCGGCGTTGCCCGGCTGGGCTTTGACAAGATGAAAACCCAGGGACGTGAAAACGCCCCGTTCGTGCTGACCACCGCAGGCCCCCACGGCCCCGAGCGGTTCCTGGCCCGCGCGGTGATCGACGCGAGCGGCACGTGGCGCACCCCCAACCCGCTCGGAGCGAGCGGGGTTGCGGCGGCAGGCGAGAAGCAGGCCGCAGAGCGGCTGTTCTACGGCATTCCCGATGTGCTCGGCGCGCAGCGCGAGCGCTACGCCGGGCAGCACACCCTGGTGGTCGGCAGCGGCCACTCGGCCATGAACGCCCTGCTGGACCTGGTACAGCTCGCGGCGCAAGCTCCCGGCACGCGCGTCACCTGGGCGCTGCGGCGCGCAAACCCGGACAGCGTCTACGGCGGCGGCGCAAACGACCAGCTCAGCGAGCGCGGCGCCCTGGGCCAGCGCCTGCGCCACGCGGTTGATGCGGGCCTGCTGAACGTGCGCAGCGGCTTCCGGGCCGACACGGTCGAGCAGCAGGGAGCACAGCTCAGCGTGCACAGCGGCGCGCAGCGCATCGACCGGGTGGACCGCATCATCGTGGCGACCGGCTTCCGGCCGGACCTCGAGATGCTGCGCGAACTGCGCCTCGACCTGGACCCCGCCACCGAGAGCCCGCGCGCCCTGGCACCCCTGATCGACCCGAACGTGCACAGCTGCGGCACCGTACGCCCGCACGGCGCCCTCGAGCTGCAGCAGCCCGAACCGGGCTTTTACATCGTCGGCATGAAGAGCTACGGGCGCGCGCCCACCTTCTTGATGCTCACCGGCTACGAGCAGGTCCGCTCGGTCGTCGCAGAGCTCACCGGCGACCGTGTGGCAGCCCGCGACGTGCAACTGGTGCTGCCCGAGACCGGCGTGTGCAGCGTGGACTCCGGCGGCGGATGCTGCGCGGCCACGCCCGCCGGGGTGTCCCTCGAGGACTTCTCGCTGCCCGCGAGCGATCCGCCGCCTTTCACCCGCGTCGACTGAATGCGCGCGCCGCGCGCTACGCGCCTCACCCGCCCGTACTACGGGTGGGTGATCGTCGCAACGCTGGGGCTAAGCGAAACGGTCTCGTACGGCATCCTTGCCTACACCTTCGGGGTGTTCCTGGGCCCGATCAGCCGCGACCTGAACGTCCCGGCGAGCTGGGTGACCGCCGCCCTGAGTGCGTCGGTGCTCACCGCCGGACTGATCGCGGTTTCGGTGGGGCGCTGGGTAGACCGGCGCGGTGCCCGCAGCCTGATGACCGCAGGCTCGCTGCTGGGTTCGCTGCTGCTGCTCGCCTGGGCCCAGGTCACCACCTTCGGCGGCCTGCTGCTGGTGATGGTCGCCATGGGGGCGGTGCGCGCCATGGTGCTGTACGAACCGGCTTTCACGGTCGTTGCCACCTGGTTCCGGGCGTACCGCCGCCGCGCCCTGACCGCCCTGACCTTCACCGCAGGCTTTGCCAGCGTGATCTTCGTTCCGCTGGCCGGGCTGCTCAGCGAACAGCTCGGGTGGCGCGGGACGCTGGGCGTCTTCGCGCTGGTGATGCTGGTCTTCGCGGCCCTGCCGCACGCCCTGTTTCTGCGCCGCCACCCGCACGACCTGGGCCTCGAGGTGGACGGGGAGCGCATGCCAGCGCCGCCCGAGCCTGCCGCTCCCCTGGCCGGTTCGGTACGGGCAGTGCTGCGCAGCCCGCATTTCGCGCTGTTCGCGCTGGCGTTCGCACTGGTCAACATGGTCTCGGGCGCGCTGTTCGTACACCTCGTACCGGTGCTGGTGGAGCGCGGCTGGTCGCTCACGGCGGCGGCGAGCCTGACCGGTCTGGTCGGTCTCATGGCCCTGCCCGGCCGGGTGGTGTTCACCCCGCTGGGCGAGCGCATCTCGCCCTACCTCCTCACCAGCGTGATCCTGGGCTGCGTGGCGCTGGGCTGTGTGGCACTGTGGGCCCTGCCGGGCAGCGTGGGCACCTGGGCCTTCGTGATCCTGTTCGAAACGGGTTGCGGTGCCATCACCCCGGCCCGCGCGGCCCTGCTGGCCGAGACTTACGGGACTGGAGCGTACGGCACCCTGAGCGGTATGCTGGCCGGCATCCTGGCCGTGACCGGAGCGCTTGCCCCGCTGGCGGTGAGCGCCCTGCAAGCTGCCAGCGGCCGTTACGGTCCGGCCCTGGCAGCGCTCGCTGCGACGGGAGTCGCGGCAACCCTGACCCTGCTGATCACCTCCCGCGTCTTTGCACCCGCTCTTTTCCCACCCAAGGAGCCGTATGCCCGTTAGACCCGCCACCCCCCGCGACGCTGCCGCCATCGCCCGCATCTACAACCAGGGCATCGAGGACCGCAACAGCACCTTCGAGACCTGCCCGCGCACCCCCGAGGACATCCTGGGCTGGTTCGACGGTCAGCATCCCATCGTGGTCCTCGAGGAAGCGGGGACCGTGCTGGCCTTTGCCTCCACCTCGAGTTACCGTCCGCGCGCGTGCTATGCGGGCATCGCCGAGTTCTCGGTGTACGTGGACCGCGCGGCCCGCGGACGGGGCGCGGGCCGCACGGTCATGACCGGCCTGCTCGAGGCAGCCGCGGCGGCAGGATTCTGGAAGCTGGTCTCGCGGGTCTTTACCGAGAACACCGCCAGCTTGCGGCTGCTCGACTCGCTGGGCTTCCGGCAGGTCGGGGTGTACCAGAAGCACGCGCGCCTCGAGGGCGTGTGGCGCGACGTGGTGATCGTGGAGCGGCTGCTGCCCGAGAACTTGTGAGGGCTTTGCCTCAGCGCAGCGCGGCCACGACCTCGGCCACGGTTGCCCGGGCGCTGCGTCCGACCCCCACCAGCGTGGCCGAGGCAAAGCCGGTCCAGTTGCCGTAGCCCACCAGCCACAGGCGCGGCTCCGCGCGCGAGCGGGTGCCCTGCACGCGCACGTACCCCGGGTCCTCGAGCACGCCCAGCGAGTCGAGGTGCTGCAGGGCGGGCCGAAAACCGGTGCACCAGATGATGGTGTCCGCGTCGCTCGTTGCACCGTCGGGCCAGACAACGCCCTGAGCGGTCACGCGGACAAACATGGCGCGCGCCCCGAGAACGCCGCGCTCGCGCGCCTCGCGTACGGACGGCACCATCACGATGTCGCCCAGCGAGGGCGGCGGCAGGTCCGAGCCGGCCTGCTGCGCACGGTAGCGCTGCGTGGCCGCGCCGAACAACACGCGGCCGTCGATGTCGTCGGGCATGAAACTCGGTGGAGTCAGGGTGGCCCAGGTCGTGTGCGCCACCCGTGACACTTCGGCCACGATCTGCGCTCCCGAGTTGCCACCGCCCACGACGATCACCCGCTGCCCCTCGAGGCCTGCCGGTGAGCGGTACTCCGACGAGTGCAACTGGCGTCCCTGGAACAGGTCGCGCCCGGGGATCTCGGGCCAATGCGGGGCGTCGAAGGTGCCGGTGGCACTCACCACCGCCCGCGCGCGCCACGTTCCCCGGTCGGTCCCGAGGCGCAGCAGCGCTCCGTCCGGCCGTACCCAGCGCACCCGTACCGGCCGCTGCACCCGCAGACCGTAGCGCGCCTCGTAGGCCTCGAGGTAACGCACGACGTCGTCCCGCCCCGGGTAGCGGTGTTCCCCGCCGGGCATGGGCAGGCCGGGCAGCGACGACCAGCGGGCCGGAGAGAACAGGTTCAGCGAATCCCAGCCGTGCCGCCACGCTCCGCCAGGAGCGGGTTGCGCGTCCAGCACAACGTAGGAGAGCGGCGTGCGGCCCAGCTCGCGCGCGACTGCCAGCCCCGCCTGTCCGCCCCCGATCACGATGACGTCCAGCGCGACTTCTTGCTGGCCCGTGCTCATCCGGAGGCCGCCAGACGCAGGGCCCGGGCCGCGCCGAGGCTGGCACACCAGCCGATGCCCAGGCCTCGAGGCTGCCAGATCACCGCGGTCAGCGTCAGCAGGAAGATGAGCGCAGCGACGAGCACGGTCAGGGCAGCGGGACGGTGTCGTAGCTGGGCGGAACCGGCGTTCCCTGGACCAGGGCCCGCACGAAGGCCTCGAACTGCGGCAGCATGCGGTCGCGCACCGCGCGCCAGCGCTCGAGGTCTCCCCCGCTGGGATCCGTAAACGGATAGTGCAGACGGTGCGTGCGCGCAGGGTAGTTCGGGCAGTTCTCGGCGGCCGAGTCGCACACGGTGATCACGTAATCAAAGCTCCAGGGATCGGGCAGGTCGAACAGCGTCTTGGAGGTGTGTCCCTCGAGGCTGATGCCGATTTCGGCCATCACCGCCGTCGCCTCGGGCTTCACCCGGGTCTTTTCGGTGCCCGCGCTGTGCACCTCGGCCTCGAGGCCGTAGCGCGCGGCGAAGTGGCGGGCCATGCCCTCGGCCATCTGGCTGCGGGCGGAATTGTGGGTGCACAGGATCAGGATTCTTGGCATGCTTTCACGCTAACACATCAAGTCAGTTTCGTAAGACTCCAACCCGGAGCGCCCGGCGTTCATCACGTCGGCGAGCAGCTCACCGCCCAGGCGGTAGAGCACTTCGCGCTCCAGGCGGTAGTAGGCGTTCTTGCCCCGCTGCTCGCTCGAGACCAGACCGACCTCGCGCAGCAGGGCCAGATGGTAGGAAATCTTGGACTGCCCCAGCGAGAGCAGGGCCTCGAGGTCGCAGACGCACAGTTCTTTCTGGGCCAGCAGACTCACGATGGCGTAGCGGGTCTCGTGCGCCAGGGCCTTGATGATCCGCAGGGGCTTTGCAGCACTCATCATGTTATTTTGATGCATCTGCGTCAAAGTCATCAAAACGATCATGCCATATCCGCGTCCGGCGAGGCGTGGCCTACCGTGCCCGGACGACGCTCACGCTACCGTCCGCAAAGAGATAAATGTGGTGCCTCTGGAGTGCGCGAGCGTGCGGCCCACTGGGAGGCCTTGCGGTCCTCGAGTTCCTGACGTTCCACGCGGCGCACCGGTCCTCCTTACGGCTCGTTTCGTCCTGCATGGCCAGAGCGCGAACATAAGCGTCCTCCTCGAGGCGCAAGCTTTCCTCCGCAGGCAACTTAGCCAGTTCGCCACTCACTTGACCTTCGGGGGGCTCGAGGAGCTGCAGGCGGCCGGACACGACCCCTTCAGGCTTGGGGGGCAGGGTGGGTTCCTCGGCGGGCAGAGCGGTGGGCTCTGCGGCCACCTGAGCGCGCGCTTTGACGCGCAGGTAATCCAGCATGTTCCGCGCTTGCTTCGGAGTCATTTCGCATAACTCAGCGGCCTGAAAACGACCCAGGGAAATCAGGTGCGCTAAGCCGTGCTTCTCGGCCAGAGCGTCATACATGGCTATTAATTTCCGGTTCTTCACCATACCCTCGAGGGTGGGCCTGCGCGCGGGGTGTAAAATGCGCGCGTGAAACTGTTCTTAGCGGGCGCGTTATTAATGGCTCTAGTTGCAGGTTGCTCCAAGTCGGACTCGAAAGTATTAACGATGGAAGACGTGATGACGTTAACTCAGGCGCATTCGCTTGAGGATGATTCCGCGCCGCCGGAATGCATGGCAGCTGCGTGTATGGGCCGATCGGAATTCAACCCAGCTACCGTTAAGCTTCGCTTGGGAAGCGAGCTGGGTTGGGACCGTGAGGAGAGCGACGGTTCCGAGTACACGCGCACCGAGAGGTTGGTGATTGTGCTGCGTCCGGACCTTACGGGGCGCAGCACAATCACTGTCTACGACAGAACCCAGCCGT
Protein-coding regions in this window:
- a CDS encoding arsenate reductase ArsC gives rise to the protein MPRILILCTHNSARSQMAEGMARHFAARYGLEAEVHSAGTEKTRVKPEATAVMAEIGISLEGHTSKTLFDLPDPWSFDYVITVCDSAAENCPNYPARTHRLHYPFTDPSGGDLERWRAVRDRMLPQFEAFVRALVQGTPVPPSYDTVPLP
- a CDS encoding ArsO family NAD(P)H-dependent flavin-containing monooxygenase, encoding MSTGQQEVALDVIVIGGGQAGLAVARELGRTPLSYVVLDAQPAPGGAWRHGWDSLNLFSPARWSSLPGLPMPGGEHRYPGRDDVVRYLEAYEARYGLRVQRPVRVRWVRPDGALLRLGTDRGTWRARAVVSATGTFDAPHWPEIPGRDLFQGRQLHSSEYRSPAGLEGQRVIVVGGGNSGAQIVAEVSRVAHTTWATLTPPSFMPDDIDGRVLFGAATQRYRAQQAGSDLPPPSLGDIVMVPSVREARERGVLGARAMFVRVTAQGVVWPDGATSDADTIIWCTGFRPALQHLDSLGVLEDPGYVRVQGTRSRAEPRLWLVGYGNWTGFASATLVGVGRSARATVAEVVAALR
- a CDS encoding arsinothricin resistance N-acetyltransferase ArsN1 family A; the encoded protein is MPVRPATPRDAAAIARIYNQGIEDRNSTFETCPRTPEDILGWFDGQHPIVVLEEAGTVLAFASTSSYRPRACYAGIAEFSVYVDRAARGRGAGRTVMTGLLEAAAAAGFWKLVSRVFTENTASLRLLDSLGFRQVGVYQKHARLEGVWRDVVIVERLLPENL
- a CDS encoding ArsB/NhaD family transporter, which produces MLVAALIFLLTLTAVIWQPRGLGIGWCASLGAARALRLAASG
- a CDS encoding ArsR/SmtB family transcription factor; translation: MRLEETADVFKALGDEHRLKILHFLATRDPACCSTGAGICGCDLQDLTGLAQPTVSHHMKLLLSAGLVTGEKRGKWTYYTLSARGLEVARQGIAFLLSHAPQAAQEAV
- the purF gene encoding amidophosphoribosyltransferase; translation: MIFDPAQDKPQEECGVFGVYSPQPTDIAWLTYLGLFALQHRGQEAAGICVSDGEQFLVEKDLGLVTQVFDEARLDRLRLGAARVGIGHVRYSTTGSNLRFNAQPLTVRTNKGILGLAHNGNFVNAREMRAQMLDEGVIFQTTNDSEVMLNRIARYAHLDLIEATSRVMGELHGGFAVVLMSRNTLVGLRDRNGVRPLCIGQRDDGAWVFASEPSALFAVGARLVRDVQPGELVWADREGLHSLQVLSGKPTPCSFEWIYFARSDSTIDGQDVHESRIRMGEQLAKESPVEADIVVPVPDSGIGAAIGYSRVSGIPFDYGLFKNPYAGRTFIAPTQEMRELKVKMKLSPTSAVRGKRVVLVDDSIVRGTTSRQIVQLLRDAGAAEVHFRVSSPPITDPCFYGIDTAARKELIASTHTLEQIRELIGADTLAFISEDGLREAIGGAGVCLACFNGEYPAGVPLENDVNKLALEV
- a CDS encoding NAD(P)-binding domain-containing protein, which gives rise to MTQPLPTAIIGAGPIGLAAAAHLLARGETPIILEAGPEAAASVRQWGHVRLFSPWSYLTDAPARALLEERGWVAPPDQDYPSGAELVERYLEPLSRHPRIAPHLHLERRVTGVARLGFDKMKTQGRENAPFVLTTAGPHGPERFLARAVIDASGTWRTPNPLGASGVAAAGEKQAAERLFYGIPDVLGAQRERYAGQHTLVVGSGHSAMNALLDLVQLAAQAPGTRVTWALRRANPDSVYGGGANDQLSERGALGQRLRHAVDAGLLNVRSGFRADTVEQQGAQLSVHSGAQRIDRVDRIIVATGFRPDLEMLRELRLDLDPATESPRALAPLIDPNVHSCGTVRPHGALELQQPEPGFYIVGMKSYGRAPTFLMLTGYEQVRSVVAELTGDRVAARDVQLVLPETGVCSVDSGGGCCAATPAGVSLEDFSLPASDPPPFTRVD
- a CDS encoding metalloregulator ArsR/SmtB family transcription factor; this encodes MSAAKPLRIIKALAHETRYAIVSLLAQKELCVCDLEALLSLGQSKISYHLALLREVGLVSSEQRGKNAYYRLEREVLYRLGGELLADVMNAGRSGLESYETDLMC
- a CDS encoding MFS transporter; protein product: MRAPRATRLTRPYYGWVIVATLGLSETVSYGILAYTFGVFLGPISRDLNVPASWVTAALSASVLTAGLIAVSVGRWVDRRGARSLMTAGSLLGSLLLLAWAQVTTFGGLLLVMVAMGAVRAMVLYEPAFTVVATWFRAYRRRALTALTFTAGFASVIFVPLAGLLSEQLGWRGTLGVFALVMLVFAALPHALFLRRHPHDLGLEVDGERMPAPPEPAAPLAGSVRAVLRSPHFALFALAFALVNMVSGALFVHLVPVLVERGWSLTAAASLTGLVGLMALPGRVVFTPLGERISPYLLTSVILGCVALGCVALWALPGSVGTWAFVILFETGCGAITPARAALLAETYGTGAYGTLSGMLAGILAVTGALAPLAVSALQAASGRYGPALAALAATGVAATLTLLITSRVFAPALFPPKEPYAR